Part of the Shewanella eurypsychrophilus genome is shown below.
ATACTTATTGCACCTAAGAAACCGTACGCATCTTTTCCCGATTTACCAGAAAAAGTGCTCAGTGAAATCAATACGGTAGCTAAGGTTTTTTATCAAAGGATTGCATCAAAATATAATCCTGATGGAATTAGCTTCATCCAGAATAACGGTGACTTTAATGATTTAGGTCATTATCACCTTCACATATTCCCAAGATTTCATGATGATAAGTTCGGATGGACGAGTAGTAATTTAGGAGTGCAAACACTCGATACACTGAGAGCTTCGTTAGATGATATTTGATGCTCTTTGCTTCTCGAAACCGTGTTAAACCGTCAACTATTAAAGCTGTGTTAATTAGTAATTTGGACTACAAAAAGTTATGCAAAGGGTATAATTTGCTCGAAGTTCGTAACACACTTCTGTCCATAAACGTGTTTAGTTATCACAAGCCAGTAAAACTAAAATCGAAGACATAAATAACCAGGTTTGAACGCGGCTGTGGCCGTCCATTACATGGACGTCATGGCCGAGGCTATAGGGATATATTCACGCCGTGTCGCAGAAGTGTTTGCACTTAAGCTTGCTGCAGGCAATAGGTAACAATGAAGTTATGTTTACCTGAAAATAATCCAATACAAAGTTAGCCTAATGAAATCAATTAAATGGATATTTAAGTAACTTGTGATCCGACAAGTCATCACATTTTTGTCCATATAAGTCTTTGCACTTAAGGTCACTCATT
Proteins encoded:
- a CDS encoding HIT family protein, translating into MTLIEQIVNREIDAVIVYESIEVIAFADHDPINFGHILIAPKKPYASFPDLPEKVLSEINTVAKVFYQRIASKYNPDGISFIQNNGDFNDLGHYHLHIFPRFHDDKFGWTSSNLGVQTLDTLRASLDDI